In Amia ocellicauda isolate fAmiCal2 chromosome 7, fAmiCal2.hap1, whole genome shotgun sequence, one genomic interval encodes:
- the gpkow gene encoding G-patch domain and KOW motifs-containing protein, producing the protein MADPGNRRRDVVDKHEEYKPGDEKKAVPISFGFSKTVSKFKPTSAARESADRAEERDYLTGVEGRELKSTKPVEKPKELIIPLIHKNRWYKGEGASRGGGGPSAQPETEQDAVESQAVKELIEESQRQQERWKNGEKTDLNLAIPLLMQNQAPEGFEDGDRVRVDLRPEPSTEADYDSVPVEAYGMAMLKGMGWKEGEGIGRTFKQDVKPIEHQLRPKGLGLGADRSAIRDLEPSRPPRPPRPGEERPAEEEEFRVLAVGGCVLIESGPHKELYGKVEGLDPDNARVMVKLAIGGKTVTISQHSLRLIGRKEFDKYSKDISRLSKAHKEKEREKQRREGDREGGAPNGQEEGEGRGSDRRTDRWRDGGKERDKETRKRKHQETGEDREKPRPPTSAPSWLQRDLRVRFIDKKFKGGKYYNSKMTVEDVLTPDTCVCRTEEGRLLDDVKQTMLETVVPKSDSDTVMVVLGQHRGQVGRVLQRERDRCRALVQLDRVEHQVFRLDYDSVCHYVGGGGGD; encoded by the exons ATGGCGGACCCGGGGAATCGTCGCCGTGATGTTGTTGATAAACACGAAGAGTACAAGCCCGGGGACGAGAAGAAGGCCGTGCCCATCTCCTTCGGCTTCAGCAAGACCGTGAGCAAGTTCAAGCCGACCAGTGCGGCCCGGGAGTCGGCGGACCGGGCGGAGGAGCGAGACTACCTGACCGGGGTGGAGGGGAGGGAGCTGAAGAG CACCAAGCCCGTGGAGAAGCCCAAAGAGCTCATCATCCCTCTTATCCACAAGAACCGCTGGTACAAGGGCGAGGGAGCCAGCAGGGGCGGGGGGGGCCCCAGCGCGCAGCCGGAGACGGAGCAGGATGCCGTGGAGTCGCAGGCGGTCAAAGAGCTCATCGAAG agTCCCAGAGGCAGCAGGAGCGATGGAAGAACGGAGAGAAGACAGACCTGAACCTGGCCATCCCACTGCTGATGCAGAACCAGGCCCCCGAGGGCTTCGAGGACGGGGATCGCGTGCGAGTGGACCTACGGCCAGAGCCC TCCACAGAGGCGGACTACGACAGCGTGCCGGTGGAGGCCTACGGGATGGCGATGCTCAAGGGCATGGGCTGGAAGGAGGGCGAGGGCATCGGACGCACCTTCAAACA GGACGTGAAGCCCATAGAGCACCAGCTGCGGCCCAAGGGCCTGGGTCTGGGGGCGGACCGCTCTGCCATTCGGGACCTGGAGCCCAGCCGGCCCCCGCGGCCCCCCAGGCCCGGAGAGGAGCGGCcagcggaggaggaggagttccGGGTACTGGCGGTGGGCGGCTGCGTGCTGATCGAGAGCGGGCCGCACAAGGAGCTCTATGGCAAG GTTGAGGGGCTGGACCCGGACAATGCCAGGGTGATGGTGAAACTGGCCATCGGGGGCAAGACGGTGACCATCAGCCAGCACTCCCTGCGCCTGATCGGCCGGAAGGAGTTCGACAAGTACAGCAAAGACATCA GCCGCCTGAGCAAGGCCCACAAGGAGAAGGAGCGGGAGAAGCAGCGCCGAGAGGGGGACCGGGAGGGGGGGGCGCCGAACGGTCAGGAGGAGGGCGAGGGCAGGGGCTCGGACCGGCGGACGGATAGATGGAGGGACGGAGGAAAAGAGCGGGACAAGGAGACGCGCAAGAGGAAACACCAGGAGACCGGCGAGGACAG agagaagcCCCGCCCCCCCACCAGCGCCCCCTCCTGGCTGCAGCGGGACCTGCGCGTGCGCTTCATCGACAAGAAGTTCAAGGGAGGGAAATACTACAACTCCAAG ATGACGGTGGAGGACGTTCTCACCCCCGACACCTGCGTCTGCCGCACAGAGGAGGGCCGCCTGCTGGATG ACGTGAAGCAGACGATGTTGGAGACGGTGGTGCCGAAGTCGGATTCGGACACAGTCATGGTGGTGCTGGGGCAGCACAGGGGCCAG gtggGCCGGGTGCTGCAGCGTGAGAGGGACCGGTGCCGCGCTCTGGTGCAGCTGGACCGCGTGGAGCACCAGGTGTTCCGACTGGACTACGACTCCGTCTGTCACTacgtggggggagggggaggggactgA